One genomic window of Nakamurella panacisegetis includes the following:
- a CDS encoding DUF4012 domain-containing protein, protein MTEPIADGQGADHPDGAPQPQPVRPGDDGVDSVTDDEHLEPRAGTARRWFGRALLVAGVLILLSVAWVGWRTYQAYRHLNAAATQVSDLQAQVRDLSNIDLNKADATAAQLRADADKARADTSDPLFRLAGHLPWIGTNFRAVSDIASTVDQLATTTAPSLVQVARTVQPETLTPKNGTIDVKPIAAASDTLQAADAAVVSAEQSTSSIDRRGLIGPIDRAVTTLQAKLAKLEQTTSAAARIGRLAPAMLGADGPRKYLVVFQNLAEPRASGGLFGSYALVTITDGKLAITDQGSGSRDLGKFDPPLALPAGLSTALYGQLPGTYATDTNLTPDFPTSAALLAKMYAIRKHVTVDGVVSIDPVALSYLLVGAKPIPIGHNLQLTSSNVTRILLSTAYALYPQSNDAPAREAFLADATAKAFAAVTNSGGSARSLLRGLRKAVGERRLLVWSADGEQQTDLLATDLSGHLPTVDGATPVVGVFRNDSTGGKLGYYTSGSATLVPGTCTAGQRNLTLSVTMSYTAPSAGLPTYVLGYAKGGPYVLRTNFLIFAPVDGTISTLSVDGRAVPVVWATEGGRRVGMITVELRPGAQATVTGRFTVAAPSATAAQYQPRLETTPSVTTWKTSAAGYPSC, encoded by the coding sequence GTGACCGAGCCGATCGCAGACGGCCAGGGCGCCGACCACCCGGACGGGGCACCGCAACCGCAACCGGTCCGGCCCGGCGACGACGGGGTCGATTCAGTGACGGACGACGAACATCTGGAGCCCAGGGCGGGGACGGCCCGGCGTTGGTTCGGTCGGGCCCTGCTGGTCGCCGGCGTCCTGATCCTGCTGTCCGTCGCCTGGGTCGGATGGCGGACCTACCAGGCGTACCGCCATCTGAACGCCGCCGCGACGCAGGTCAGTGATCTGCAGGCCCAGGTCCGCGACCTGAGCAATATCGACCTGAACAAGGCCGATGCCACGGCGGCCCAGTTGCGCGCGGACGCGGACAAGGCGCGGGCCGACACCTCGGACCCGTTGTTCCGCCTGGCCGGCCACCTCCCGTGGATCGGCACCAACTTCCGGGCCGTGTCCGACATCGCCTCCACCGTCGACCAGCTGGCCACCACCACCGCGCCCTCGCTGGTGCAGGTCGCGCGCACCGTGCAACCGGAGACACTGACGCCGAAGAACGGCACCATCGACGTCAAGCCCATCGCGGCGGCGTCCGACACGCTGCAGGCAGCGGATGCCGCCGTGGTTTCGGCCGAGCAGAGCACCTCCTCGATCGATCGCCGTGGCCTGATCGGTCCGATCGACCGGGCGGTCACCACGTTGCAGGCGAAGCTGGCCAAGCTGGAGCAGACCACATCGGCGGCCGCCCGGATCGGCCGGCTGGCGCCCGCCATGCTCGGCGCCGACGGTCCCCGCAAGTACCTCGTCGTCTTCCAGAACCTCGCCGAGCCGCGAGCGAGCGGTGGCCTGTTCGGCTCCTACGCCCTGGTCACCATCACCGACGGGAAGCTCGCCATCACCGATCAGGGGTCAGGATCCAGAGACCTCGGCAAGTTCGACCCGCCGCTCGCGCTGCCGGCCGGCCTGTCCACCGCCTTGTACGGCCAACTGCCCGGGACCTACGCCACCGACACGAACCTCACGCCGGACTTCCCGACCTCGGCCGCCCTGCTGGCCAAGATGTACGCCATCCGCAAGCACGTCACCGTCGACGGTGTGGTGTCGATCGACCCGGTGGCGCTGTCGTACCTCCTGGTCGGGGCAAAGCCCATCCCGATCGGGCACAACCTGCAACTCACCTCGTCCAACGTCACCCGGATCCTGCTGTCGACCGCTTACGCGCTGTATCCGCAGTCGAACGATGCTCCGGCCCGGGAGGCCTTCCTGGCCGATGCGACGGCAAAGGCGTTCGCGGCCGTGACGAACTCCGGCGGCAGCGCCCGGTCGCTGTTGCGCGGGCTGAGGAAGGCCGTCGGCGAGCGTCGGTTGCTCGTCTGGAGTGCCGACGGCGAGCAGCAGACGGACCTGCTGGCGACCGATCTGTCCGGGCATCTGCCAACGGTCGACGGGGCCACTCCCGTGGTCGGTGTCTTCCGCAACGACAGCACCGGAGGGAAGCTCGGGTACTACACCAGCGGTTCGGCGACGCTGGTGCCAGGGACGTGTACGGCCGGTCAGCGGAACCTCACCCTCTCCGTGACGATGAGCTACACGGCACCCAGTGCGGGCCTTCCGACCTACGTCCTTGGCTACGCGAAAGGCGGACCGTACGTCCTGCGCACCAACTTCCTGATCTTCGCCCCGGTCGATGGCACCATCTCCACGTTGTCGGTCGATGGGAGGGCGGTCCCGGTCGTGTGGGCGACCGAGGGCGGACGCCGGGTCGGCATGATCACGGTCGAGCTGCGCCCGGGGGCACAGGCCACGGTGACCGGTCGTTTCACCGTGGCTGCTCCGTCCGCCACCGCCGCGCAATATCAGCCGCGCCTGGAGACCACCCCGTCGGTGACCACCTGGAAGACGTCAGCGGCCGGATATCCGAGCTGCTGA